Below is a window of Pseudodesulfovibrio sp. 5S69 DNA.
GACTGGCCCGAGCCCTTTTGCGCCAGGAACTGGGAGTCGAAATCGTTCAGGTTCTGCATGACCACGGCCAGGGACCCCTCGCAGCGCCGGAGCACGTTGCGGAACCGCTCCTCGGCGTCGCCCAAGTCCTCCACGCCCAGGTGGAAGAGCACGGGCAGGATCTTGGCGTCGGTCGAGATGGCCGGCGGGATGTGCGCGCCCTTGGCCAGGACCGTCTCCTCGACCAGGGTACGGTAGTTGTCCACGTCGCCGTTGAGCACGAACATGGTCTTTTCCAGGCCCGTGGACATGTCGCCCTCGACCAGCCCGTCCACCGGGTGGCAGTTGGGCACAGAGATGATCCCGTTGGAGGCCCAGCGGGTGTGGGCGATGATGTTGAGCGTTTGCAGGCCTGCGGACATGGCCCACAACAGTTCGTCATGCTTGATGAATTCTCTGAGCGCCGCGCCGTTGTCCCCGAGCTGGCCGACCAGTTGGGCGACCTTGTACAGGAAACGGCAGGCGGTCCGGCCGTCGTCCAGCTTGCGCACCAGCACCTGCCGGGTGTCCGCGTTGTTGATGGACGAGCGGTCGGCCAGCTCCTGTTTCTGCGTCGGGGTCAGACCGGCCTCCGGGTCCACGCCCGCGGGCAGGACAAAGGCCAGGGCCACGCCCGCCGAGTCGCGGCCGCGCACCTCAAGCTTGTCGATGGACTGGAGCACCTGCTCGGCCCCCCAGGCCAGGAAATGCCGGTCGCGAGCCTCGACGTCCGCGGCCAGATCGGCGGGCATGAGCGCCAGCGTCCGGTCCACGTTGACCAGCACCTCGCGCTCGATCTGCCACAGATAGTCGTCCAGCGCCTCGCGCAGCGACTCCAGCTCGTCCGTGCGCGGCCCCTGCTCCAGCTTCACGGCCGCCGCGTTGCGCAACGCCCGGATGGTGTCCCGGATGCTCGACAGCGCCCGCCGCGCCTCGCCGTCCTCCACCAGCCGCATGTGCAGCCCGAAGGACATGAGTTCGTAAAACCGCCCGGCCAACTCCCCGAGCGGCGTGGCCGCCGCCAGGAGATCCGGGGTCTCGCGCACCGCGGAAAAGGCGGAGTCGAGGCCGCCGAGCCAGGACACGTCCGGCACGGCCAGCCAAAGCCTGTTGCTCAAAAAACTCGCGATTCCGCACATGGTTTTCTCTCTCCTTGCTGCAACATACGGCGCTAGCGCTTGTATTTGTCCTCAAGACGGACGATGTCGTCCTCGCCCAGGTAGCTGCCAGTCTGGACCTCGATGAGTTCCAGGGGAATCTTGCCCGGATTTTCCAGGCGGTGAATGTTGCCCAGCGGGATGTACGTGGATTCGTCCTCGCAGAGGATGGATTCGTTCTCGCCGTTGACGATCCGGGCGGTTCCCTTGACCACTACCCAGTGCTCGGCCCGATGGAAATGCTTTTGCAGGGACAGGACCTCGCCCGGCTTGACGATGATCCGCTTGACCTGGAAGCGGTTGTCCGCCGAGATGGACTCGAAGCTGCCCCAGGGGCGGTACACGATCTTGTGCGCCTCGGTCTCAGGGCGGCCGGCCTCCTTGAGGCGATGGATGACCGACTTCATGTTGTCCAGCTTGTCGTTGGCGGCGACGAAGACCGCGTCCGGAGTCTCCACCACGGTGGTGTCGCGCAACCCCAGAGTAACCACCAGCCGGCTCGACGAGCGCACGTAGCAGTTGCCGGTGTCCTCGGCCACCACGTCGCCGAGCAGGCTGTTGCCCGCCTCGTCGCTGGGGTGCATGTCGTGCAGGCTCTTCCAGGATCCGAGGTCGCGCCAGTCCATGTCGATGGGAACCACCTCGATGTCACCCACCTTCTCCATGACCGCGTAGTCGATGGAATCCGACGGGCACTGCCCGAACTCCTCTTCGCCCAACCGAATGAAGTCCAGGTCCTGGTAGCTGTTCTCCACGGCGGTCCGGCAGTTCTTAAGAATGTCGGGGGCGTGGGCGGCCAGGGCATCCAGATAGCTTGAAGCCTTGAACAGGAAGATGCCGCTGTTCCAGAGATATTCACCCGATTTCAGGTATTCCTCGGCAACCTCGCGCTTCGGCTTCTCCACGAAGCTGTCCACGGCGGAGACGCCCCCGGCTGCGGATTGTCCCTTGCGGATATATCCGTACCCGGTATGGGGGTGGTCCGGGACCACGCCGAAGCAGACGAAATGTCCCTGCGCAGCGCGCTCATAGCCCAGAGCCACGGCGCGGGCAAAGGCCTCGCCGTCGGCGATGGAGTGGTCCGCGGGCATGATCAGCAGGACCGGGTCGCCGCCGTGTTCCATGAGGGCGGCCACGGCCGCGGCCGGGGCGGTGTTGCGCCCGAAGGGCTCCAGGACCATGCGCCCGGACGTGCCGAGCTTGCGTAACTGTTCGGCCACCAGGAAGCGGTGCTCGTTGTTGCAAACCACGATGGGTTCCTCGGCCTCGGGCAGGGACATGCACCGAGCCACGGCGTCGGCAAAGAGCACGCGCCCCTCGGAAACCTCGATGAACTGCTTGGGGTACAGGGTCCGGGACAGGGGCCACAGGCGGGTGCCTTCCCCACCGCAAAGTATGACTGGTTGTAAAGAGTTCAAGTTCCCTCCTCCACGTTACTGTTGAAAAACCTGCACGGAACGCTGTACGAGACGGCAGGTTAATCCCCTCGGATGCCGTGCCGCTTCATCAGATCGTAAAGCGTCGGGCGGCTCACGCCCAGTGCCCCCGCGGCCTTGGCCACGTTGCCGGAGTGGCGGTTCAGGGCGGATTCGACCATGTCCCGCTCCAGCAGGGAGCGGGCCTCTTTGAGGGAAATGTCATCGGCCCGCTGCCGGGCTCGTACAGCTTCATCCGGGCTCAACCCCAGGTCCTCAGGGGTAATCGTCGGACCATTGGCCATGATCACCGCCCGCTTGACGCGGTTTTCCAACTCCCGGATGTTGCCGGGCCATTCGTAGCCCCGAATGCTGTCCATGGCCTCGCGGCTGAAATTCTTGATGTCCTTGCGTGGGCCAATGTTGACGCTCTTGTTGAAGTAGTTGGCCAGCAGCTCGATGTCATCGCCGCGTTCCCGCAGGGGCGGCAGGGCGATGTTCATGACCCCGATGCGGTAGAACAGGTCCTCGCGAAGGGTTCCGTTGGCCATGGCCTCGTTGATGTCTATGTTGGTGGCCGTGATGATGCGCACGTCCACGCCGATGTCCTTGCGCCCGCCCACGCGGGTGATGACCATCTCCTGCAGAAAGCGCAGCAGCTTGACCTGCAACTGCATGGGCATCTCGCCCACCTCGTCGAGGAACAGCGTCCCCTTGTCCGCATACTCCACCTTGCCCTTGACCGTCTTGTTCGCGCCGGTAAAGGCCCCCTTCTCGTGACCGAACAGTTCGGATTCCAGCAGGTTTTCCGGGATGGCTCCGCAGTTGATGCAGACCATCTCCTTGTCCGCGCGCAGGCTTTTCTTGTGGATGGCGCGGGCAACCAATTCCTTGCCGGTCCCGGATTCGCCGGTAATCAGCACCGGCACGTCCGAGGAGGCCACGCGCTCTATCTGCGTGAATACCTGGCGGATGCCGGGGCACTCGCCGACGATGCCCAGTTCGTTGACCGACTGCTGGCGCAGATTGCGATTCTCGGTCTCCAGGGTCTGCAGGTACATGGCCCGGTCCACGATGACCTTGAGCTCGTTCAGGTCGATGGGCTTCTTGTAGTAGTCGTAGGCCCCGAGCTGCACGGCCTTGAGCGCCGCGTCGTGCTCCTCGTTGCCGGTGATGACGATGACCTTGGCCAGCGGATTGAGGCGCAGGATTTTGCCCAGCACCCGCAGCCCCTCCTCCACGCCGTTTTCAAAGGGCGGCAGGCCCAGGTCCAGGGTGACCACTTCGGGCTGATGCTTTTCGAACAGCGCGAGTCCTTCCGCGCCGTCGCAAGCGAAGAGCAGTTCGTAGTTGGAGCGCGACAGCCCCCACTTGAGCTGCCGGCGGACTTCTTCGTTGTCGTCTATGATGAGTAGTTTTTGCATAGGCACGTTATGGCTGATCGCCGCTTAGTCGTTAGCTCCGGAAGGATCGGGCAGCACCACGCTGAACACGGCCCCGCCGGCATCGCCGGACGTGGCATAGAGCCCCCCGCCGTGGGCCTCGACGATCCGCTTGCTCTGGTACAGGCCGATGCCCATGCCCTTCTTCTTGGTTGTCTTGAAGGGCACGAACAATCCCTCCCTGAGGATCTCCTCGTCGATGCCGCGGCCGTTGTCGATGACCCGGAACACCGGTCCGTTGTCGTATTCCACCAGGACGGTGAACCGGTTGCTCTCCCCGGCCTCCAGAGCGTTCAGGAAAAGATTGAGAGCCACCTTGCGCATCTGCTCCACGTCCACGCGGGCCCGGACTCCGCCGCCCTTGAATTCTATCTCGGCATCGGGCACCTGCCGGGCGGCGTCCCGGGCCATGTCCATGAGATCGATCTCCTCCAGCTTGAGGGAGTCGTTCTTGGGGATATTGGTCAGTTGCGCGATGAGCTCGTTCATACGGGCAACGATGTTGCCCAGGGAATCGAGCATGTCTTCCTGAAATTCCTTGTCGTTGATGAACTCCCGCGCGTTATCCACCAGCAGGGAGAGGGGATAGACCTGGTTCTTGAGGTCGTGCAGGACAAAGGCGGCCACCTTGCCGAACCCTTCCATGTCCCGAGCCTCGGCCAGTTCGTCGCCCAGGCGGATGTTCATGACCAGGGCGGCCACTTGACCGGCTACGGTCTCCATCAGTTCGCGGTCCTCTACGTCGTAGTGCTCCAGAGGATTGATGGGCGAGCCGAGCATAAGCAGCCCGTGCAGGACGTCGTCGGTCATTATCGGCAGGATGAAGCGAATCTTCCGATCCTTGAGGAAGGTGTCCACCTCCTCCTCGAACTCCATAGGCTCCGCCTTGAGGTCCAACAGGCCGGGCCTCTTGCCCAGCCGCTCCACCAGGACGGACTTGTGCGGCAAAGCCAGTCTGGACTCGTCCATCTCGTGGAACAGGACCGGGGAATAATCCCTGCTGTGACGGCCCTGAAGAAACATGGCCCCACCGCCGATGCCGAAAATCTCGCAATAGAAAATCAGTATGTTGCGGTACAGTTCGTCGCGGCTGCCCGAGTTGACCACGCGACTGGTGAACTTCTTCCACTCGTCGCGGTAGTCGTACTTGTCGCCGTAGAAATTGCGCTGGATGAACAACCGGATCTTCCGCCGGATGCCCTCGGACAGCATACAGGCGATCAGGGCCAGGCCGCCGAAGAAGGTTACGGTCATAAAGGCCACGGTGCTGAAGTCGCTGCCGAAGAGCTTGATGCCCTCGCCTATGACCCCCACGCCCAGCAGAAACAGGGCGAAGAACAGAAAGACGAAGGAGCGGAAGGCAATCTGGCGCGAGATGACGATGTGTTCGTCGCTCCCCCGGCTCAATTCGGAATACATGATCAGCAACATGCCGACGCCGGTGCCCCAGGCGCGCTGGAGCAGGTAGTCCATGTCCATGGACCGCAGCATCAGACTCTGGCTGAAATAGAGCATGTAGGTGGCGATGATCGCCCCGGCTCCGAGGATGGCGAACTTGATTTTCCACTTGATGCCGTGGCGAGCGCTGGTCACCGTCATCTCGAGGTTGAACAGGCTGACGGCCATGAACAACAGGATCTGGAGGTAGAAAAAGAAGGCCGGGGGCTCCAGGAACAGGACGCGGTCCATCTCGAAATCCGGGGAATAGAAGAACTCGGAGGCCGGGAAGACGACGGTCATGATCAGGGGGATGAAGGAGAAGATCAACAGGACCTTCTGCATGACCGGCATGCGTTTCAGGGAAAACTCTCGGTTGTAGGCCTGACTGAAGACCAGGAGCACGGGACACAGGGCGGCCTCGAGCCACAAGGCCGGACGCTTGTAGGCCAGGAAGGACGAAGCGTGCTCCATGGCCAGCAGGTCCAGGACGTTCAGGACGGCCAGGACCCACAGGGCCGCCGCCAGGGTCAGGCGGGAAAAGGACACCCCGTTGTGGACCATGGTGTACACCGGATACAGGACCAGAATGGCCGCCACCAGTATTTGGGTCACCATCATCGACGTCATCGTTTATCTCCGTGCCGCCGGGGCAGGCAGGAATGCCTCGACCTCCGGATAGGCGGCCTCGGCAAAGTCGTGCAGGGCCCGTTCGGCCATCCCGTCCCTGTCGGAAATCTCGGTGGACATGCGGACAAAGGCGCTGTCCCGCCTGCGGCTGGTCATGGAGCCCAGGATCTCGGCCAGCTTGAGGGAGTATTCATTGGTCACGACCTTGCCGCTGACCTGGAACCAGTAGAGCATGGTCACGGTCTTGTCGTCCTTGTCGTAGGCCGCCAGGACCGCCTTCATCTTCCGGCCGTCCAGGGTCACCGGCACGGTCTTGTCGACCCGCTGCAGCCAGCCGCCGCCGGGCAGGCAGTTGCGCGGGGAATGGATGGGACCGGCGTCCGGCCCTCCGTCGTGATATCCGAGGTACAGCTCGACCTCCCTGCCCCGGTCGTCCCGGTACAGCCTGGACACGTAGCCCGTGGCCTTGAGGTTCTTGAGAATGGCCGAACCGAAACGCCATTCGTGGATCATGTGCCACCGCCCGACCGTGGTCGGGAATTCGTCCAGGGAGCGGGTCAGGGGCACGGCCAGATCATTATGGAAATGGATGAACGCCCCGGCGCACAGGACGAGCACGCAGACAAGAAGTATCCTAGGCTTCACGGCGTTTCTCCCAGAGCTTGAGCACGAAACACGTCCCGCCCAGAAAGACCATGGCCATGGCGAAAACGGCCAGTCCGGCAAACTCGTGGAAAAAGCCCTCGGCCGCGGCCTGTCCGAAATGGCGCGCCAGCATGCCGGTGGCCACCACCCGAAGGATGTTGGTCAGGACGGCGAAGGGGATGGATGAAAGCACGAGCAACCAGCGGGTCCAGGGGGATTTGAGCATCAGGAAGGCCAGGGTAACGGCCAGGGCGATGAGAGAAACCAGGGAACGCAGCCCGCTGCACGCGTCGGCCACCTCGAGGACGATGTTGGGAAAGGCGATGATGTTGCCCTCCCGCCACACGGCGTAGCCCATTAATTTGAGCGAACCCACGGACACCTTGGCCACGAACAGCTTGAGCGGAAACGCCATGGCATCATAGAGGATATAGGGCAGCGGCACCATGAGGACCAGGTAGGCCAGGGGCAGCCGGAGTCGCTTGAAGACACCGGCTCCGAAGAGATAGAGGACGCATCCGGCCAGGACCACGATCAACGACAGACGCATGTTGAAGAATTCCGTCCCCAGCCAGGCGAAGACCAGTTGCGCCAGCCCCAGAAAAATGACCGGAAGCCCCCAATAGGAGGGTTTGACCTCGATCTCCTTGAGAATGTCCCAATCCCGCCAGACAAACCAGGCGGCAATGATTGGAATGAGAAACCCGTGGGAATAGTTGTCGTCCAGATACCAGTTGGCGACCATCCGCTGGATGATGGCCCAGTATACCGCCCCCAAAACAAGCGGCACGGCCGGCAGCCACCATTTGTACCTGTCCAGTGTCTCGCTAAGCGTCATCATGCTTCCGTCACCCGATCCCCCGGCTCAAGCCGGCTTTTCCGCACAAAAAAAGTGCTCGATCTTCTGCGTTGTCCAAACGATCTGCACTTGCTCGCCACCGACCCCAGTTTGCCTTTCGGGATTTCAGCTCCATCTCGAAGCCGGTCGGACGGGCATGCGCCCTGCCGCAAATCTGTCGCAAACGTGTGGTCACTCGGTGTCTCCGAAATCCCTGTGGCCGGGATCGGGCTCGTCTGTTATGCGCTTCTTGTCTCTGCTACCTCCCCATATCCTCAGTGTACCCAGGACAAAGAAATTCCCAAGGTGTTGGATACGTAGTCCTCCGCATACCGCTCCGCATCGTTGTCCTTGAAACGATAGTTGAGGCTGCAGGTGAAGTCTTCCGAGAGTGCGTAACGCAGGTTGGCCAACAGGAACAGGTACTTGTCGCTGTCCGGATTCGTATCCATTTCCATGTAGACATTGTAGTCGAGCCCCAGCCGCTCCGTGAGTACGTGCGATCCCTGTATGCTCGGCCGCCAGTAAGTCGTCCTGCTGGAGGTGGTTTCCGATTGGTAATCCCGGTATTCCAATTTGATGCCGACGTGCCCCCGCTTGTACTGATGATCCAGCCCCACCCCGTGGTTGAATTGGTTCTTGGTCACGGCCGATTTCGGATCCTCCGAGAAGCTCATCTCGGTATAGGCTGTGGCGATCAGCGTATCGGTAAAGGCATGCGTGATGCGCAACGAATAGGGGACGTACTGCTTGTCCGAGGAGCCCTCGATGACATAATCCGTGTAGGTGGGCGAGATGCTCATCTCCACGAAGGAGTTCTCCGCATACGCGTACTCGGCCCCAAAGGTGGTGCTGTAGCGATTGAATCCGCCCTCCTCGAACCGAGGAGCCTGTTTGTCGTAAGCCGCGCCTACCTGAAGGGACAGCCGCTCGGTCAACTCGTGGTTCACATTGGCATAGAGAGAGTACACCCGCTTGTCCACATTGCCCTCTTTCGCATACCAAATATCCTGAAACCGGCCGCCCGTTGTCAACATCGTCCGTTCCTGCAAGGGGAAACTGAAATACGGATTGAGGGTAAAGGTGTTCTGGTCCGTGGTCCCATTGCTGGTATCGCCTTCCGGCACATCGCCCCTGTTCACATTTTCGTAAACTTTTTGATACGTGTCGGAAACGTCTACGTAAAAAAGGTCTTTGACGGCTTCCACGGCCAGTGCCGAATTCAGATAGTTGTTGTACTCGTCGCCCTTCACCTTGTTGCGGTAACGTTTGTGCTCGAAATCGTAGGACAGGTTCATGAGCACCCTGCTGTGGTCGTACGTCATGCTCAGGCCGGGTTTGACGATGGCCAACCAGTCCCCTTTCCCGCCTTTGGTCTGCTCCACATTGTCGTTGTACTCCCCCGTCACCCGTATACGGGGATGAAAGGTCAGATCCGCGGCCGACGCCACCGGGCACAGGCACGCAAGAAGCAGCGCGGTCACAATCAGTTTCGGGAGGGTTGATGGCATCACGGGTTCCAGAAAAATCAAAACGGTTTATGTCCGAACGATAAAAAAACGCCTCAGATATACTCTGCTTTACGTTCAACATCAAATATTTGCAAGTGTCCGGCGCCATATTATTCCCCTCCGAACAACAGCCTGTAGGCCCAACTTCTCTTGCGGGGCCGCTCGGGCTCCTCGGCGGGCCGGGCCGGGGTTTCCATCCGGGTGAGCATCACCCGATCCGGCATGGAGAGCCTTAACCCTTCGAGTTGCTGCCTCTGCAAAGCGACCTGCTTTTCCAGCTCCTCGATTCGGTCCAGGAGACCCACCATGGTCGAGGGGGAATTTCTGTTCTCCTGGCGCTCGAGATAATCCATCCGGTCCTCGAGAGTACGGATGGCGCGCAGGACCTTCTGGGCCTGGCCGGGCATGCTGCGTCCACGGCTCTGAACCATGCCGGAGGCAGGCCGTTTACTTTTCTTTTCCGGCCAGTATTGCCGCTCGAAATCCAGTTCCGCGATGATCTCGGTCACGTCCTGCTCCCCGACCTCGCGCCGACCGGCGGCAAAGGCGTCGATAAGCAGATAGTCGCACAGGATATTGATGAGCCGGGGGACCCCTCGGGTCTGCTCGGCGATCAGGGCAAACGCTTCGTCGGAAAAATCGACAGCTTCCCGGTTGCCCGCGCATTCCATACGGTAAAGGATATAGTCCCTAACCTCGTCGGGCTTGAGCGGCGACAAATGGCAACCGATCTGGATGCGCTGGCGCAGTTGCAACAAGGTCGGGCTGTTGAGCGTCTCTTTGAGTTCGGGCTGACCCGCGAGAATGATCTGCAACAGCTTCCCGCCGTCCGTCTCCAGGTTGGAGAGCATGCGCACCTCCTCCAGGAGTTCGGCGGACAGATTCTGAGCCTCGTCGATGATCAGGACGCACCGCTTGCCCAGGGCGTACTGGTCAATGAGGAATTCATTCAGCTCCCGCACCAGGGCGGCTTTGGTCCGCCCTTCGGTTTCGAGACCGAAATCGTCGTTGATCATGGTCAACAGTTGATGGGAGTCTACCTTGGTGTTGGTCACCTTGGACAGGACCACATTGTCCAGGTGGTCCTTGATCAGCAACCGGATCAGCGTGGTCTTGCCGGCGCCCACGTCGCCGGTGAGCAGGATGAACCCCGCCCGTTCCTCGATACCGTACCGCAGGTACGACAACGCCTTGCCGTGGGTCCGGCTCAAATAGAGCAGGTCCGGATTCGGCAGGAGGTCGAACGGCTTGGAGCCAAAATTAAAGAATTCTTCGTACATTAGGATCCGGTCATGTCCGTTTAGCTGGCATAGTGGTAGTACTTGTACTTCATGTACGCGTCCGTGTTCAGGCTGCGGTGCGTCCGGCTGGCCTGTGTGTACACCGCGCCAAGGATGTTGGCCCCCTGCAAGGCTTCGATGGTATCCCGCAGGTCCGCCTGGGACGCCTGCCCCTCCTTGATGACCAGGACCACAGCGTCGGCCAGGCGGCTCAGGTTGCGTGATTCGGCAAAGGGCAGCACCGGCGGCGAGTCGATGATGATGTAGCGGTCGGCGTACCGATTCTTCATCTCGGCCAGGGACTCGGTCATCCGTTTGGAGGCCAGGAGCTCGCCCACGTTGGGCACGACCGAGCCTGCGGGCAGGAAGGAAAGCTTGCCGATGCCGGTCTTGACCAGTCCCTTGCTGATGGGAGAGCCGTCGACCAGGCAGTCGGACAGGCCGTAGCCGTTCTCCATGCACAGGAGTTCATGGCAACTGGGGGAGCGGATATCGGCGTCCACCAGCAGCACGGTGTGGTCGAACTCCTGGGCCAGGCTGATGGCCAGGTTCACGGCGGTCACGCTCTTGCCCTCCCCGACCGTTCCGCTGGTCACCAGGATGGTGTTCTGGAACCCCTCGCGCTTGGTCTTCCGGACCAGGATCTGCTTGAGCTTGCGGAATTCCTCGGCGGCCAGAGAGACCGGTTCGTTCATGGCCACCAGCATGCGCTGCTGCCGTGCCCGGTCCAGGCAATCCGACTGCACCGGCAATAAATCCAGGGAAGGCTTTTCCACGGGGCCTGCGGCCTCCATGACGGGTGCCGTGACGGCCGCCTTCTCCGGCTCCCGGCGCCGGGTCTCGTCCCGTTTCTCCGAAGCCTTCTTCAGTGCGTCTTCTATTCTGCTCATGCCTTATATCCTCCATTGCTGCACGACGGCCGCGCCTTTCTCGATCAACTTGTCGACAATACCCAGGCTCAGAAACTCCGTGCCGAAGAAAGCCAGGACAATCAGAAAGCCCACGGCACCGATAAGATAAATTCGAAGATTGCGCCGGGAGATCTTTCGTTCCTCCTCGACGTTCTTGAGCTTGGGGATGACCGCGAGCACCGGGATGCCGAACGCGCGCAAATCATCCACGTTCTTGATGGACGGATCGATGAGATCCATAAGGAAAATCACCCCGAAAGCGATGCCCACCCCGGCGGCCATGCCCGCGAGCATGATCAGGGGACGGTTGGGGCTGGCCGGGATGGTCGGGACCACCGCCGGGTCGAGCACCCGGAAGGAGACCGCCTTGTCCTGCAGTTCCATCTCCTTGGAGACCTCGGACTGCCCATAGCGGGAGACCAGCTTCTCGTAGATGATGACCTCGTTCTGCTCCTTGCGCTGAAGCTCCTGCAACTGGGCCTGAGCCTTGGGCAGCTGATCCAGGAGGGCCTTGTTTGCCGCGATCTCCTCTTCGATATTTTTCTTCTGGGCCTTCAGGGCCTTTATCTGAACTTTAATATGCTGGTATTCCGGCGAGCTGTAGATGAGGGACAACTCCTCCTCGCCGTTGTGCGCTATCTGCCGCTTGGTCTCGGCAATGGCGCTCTCCAACTGTTTCACCTGCGGATGATTTTCGGTGTAGCGGGCAAGCATATCATTCAAGGCCTGTTCCTGTTTCCTCAGGCGAGTTCGGGAAGGTGAATTGGTCAACAACACCTTGCGTGAGGCCTCCTGAGAGTTCATTTGAATATCTATGGCCTTGATCTCATCCTCTCCTCTCTCGATCTCGCGCCTGACCGTGTATTCGTTGGTGGCCAGCACCTTGCCCGAAGCCACCTTGAAGTCCTCGATATTCTTCCTTGCCTCGTCGATGCGCTTTTTAAAAACGTCGATCTGCTCGGCCAGGAAGCGGGTTGCTTCGAAGGACTCCTTGCGCTTGTTGGACACGCTGTCCTCAATATAGACGCGGGTCAGGGTATTGACCACGTCCCGTGCGAGCACCGGGTCGGTATCCGCGAAACGGATGTCGAACACCCCGCGCCTCTCGTCCAGTCCGATTCGAATCCGCCCGCGCAGACTCGCGATCAGCCCATCCAGGGAGACTTTGTTCTTGAGGCTCACATCGAGGTCCAGCCCTTGGATGACCTTGGAGAGCATGTTGCGGCTGAGCATGGTCACCTTGATGGCCTTGATCTTGGTGTCCATGGACGGCGTGACCGCGATACCCTTGACCAGGTCGCTGATGACGTTTTCTTCGATGAAGACGATACTCTTGGCCTCGTACTTCTTGGGCAGGACGTAGCTCGTGACGACGGCCGCGAACATGACCGTCAAGGCGATGAATACAAACAATCCCTTGCGCTCGCCCACCAGGTGGACGTAGCGCATGATGTCGAATGAGGCGTCAGGCCCCGACGTATCGAATTTGTTGTCCGTCATCGGTTCAGCCTAGAAGAAGCTTTCACTGGCGACGATATAGTCGCCCGCCTGGAGCAGGACATTCTGGCTCAGATCACCTTTTTTGATCAGGTCCTTGGTCTTGACGGGAATGGTGATCTTCTTGTCGCCGTCCTTGCGGATGATCAGGACCTCGTCCTCATCCGCGTATTTGCTGAAACTGCCCGCCTGGAGCAGGGCGTCCAGGACGGTGAAACCCTCATGGAAAAAGATCGCCTTAGGCTGATTCACCGCGCCGATGACAAAAACATTGCGCTCATATTTCACCGGCAGAAAAATCATGTCCCCGGGTTCGAGTTGAATATCCTTGTCGAATTCACCCTTGCTGAACAGTCCGGAAAAATCGGACATAACCTTTTTCCCCTCGCGATAGACATAGGCCTTGGTCAAATCTGCCGCATCCAGGGAGCCCACCGAGGCGAGCACGTGCAGCAGGGTAGTGCGCTGCGGCATGTCGTACACCTGCGGCTGGACGCCGCCGCCCACCACGAAGACGCGGCTGTTGACGCTCTTGAGCAGGGAGATGCTGACGATGGGACTCTTGACCAGTTTGGAAAGCTGTACAGTGACTTCCTTTTTCAACTCGGGCACGGTCTTGCCTGCGGCCATGATGTCATCGATGCCCGGCATGGACATCTTTCCGTCGGGACGGACGATGACGGTGGACTTGAGTTCATCCTCGCCCCACACGTGTACGGACAGAGTGTCTCCTTCACCCACGACGTAATCCTCCGCATGGGCCAGGACGGGCAAACACAATACGACCAGCAACACCAGCAACAATTTTTTCACGGGATCACCTCATTCCTTGCCTACCGGCCCATCTTCTTCAACACGACCGACACGGTCTTGAACATAATCTTGAAGTCGAACCAAAGGGAATAGTTTTTAATGTAATACAGGTCATAGCGCAATTTTTCAAAGGCGTCCTCCACGGAGGCCCCATACGGATAGGAGACCTGCGCCCAGCCGGTAATCCCCGGCT
It encodes the following:
- a CDS encoding XrtA system polysaccharide chain length determinant; amino-acid sequence: MTDNKFDTSGPDASFDIMRYVHLVGERKGLFVFIALTVMFAAVVTSYVLPKKYEAKSIVFIEENVISDLVKGIAVTPSMDTKIKAIKVTMLSRNMLSKVIQGLDLDVSLKNKVSLDGLIASLRGRIRIGLDERRGVFDIRFADTDPVLARDVVNTLTRVYIEDSVSNKRKESFEATRFLAEQIDVFKKRIDEARKNIEDFKVASGKVLATNEYTVRREIERGEDEIKAIDIQMNSQEASRKVLLTNSPSRTRLRKQEQALNDMLARYTENHPQVKQLESAIAETKRQIAHNGEEELSLIYSSPEYQHIKVQIKALKAQKKNIEEEIAANKALLDQLPKAQAQLQELQRKEQNEVIIYEKLVSRYGQSEVSKEMELQDKAVSFRVLDPAVVPTIPASPNRPLIMLAGMAAGVGIAFGVIFLMDLIDPSIKNVDDLRAFGIPVLAVIPKLKNVEEERKISRRNLRIYLIGAVGFLIVLAFFGTEFLSLGIVDKLIEKGAAVVQQWRI
- a CDS encoding TIGR03016 family PEP-CTERM system-associated outer membrane protein; its protein translation is MIFLEPVMPSTLPKLIVTALLLACLCPVASAADLTFHPRIRVTGEYNDNVEQTKGGKGDWLAIVKPGLSMTYDHSRVLMNLSYDFEHKRYRNKVKGDEYNNYLNSALAVEAVKDLFYVDVSDTYQKVYENVNRGDVPEGDTSNGTTDQNTFTLNPYFSFPLQERTMLTTGGRFQDIWYAKEGNVDKRVYSLYANVNHELTERLSLQVGAAYDKQAPRFEEGGFNRYSTTFGAEYAYAENSFVEMSISPTYTDYVIEGSSDKQYVPYSLRITHAFTDTLIATAYTEMSFSEDPKSAVTKNQFNHGVGLDHQYKRGHVGIKLEYRDYQSETTSSRTTYWRPSIQGSHVLTERLGLDYNVYMEMDTNPDSDKYLFLLANLRYALSEDFTCSLNYRFKDNDAERYAEDYVSNTLGISLSWVH
- a CDS encoding XrtA/PEP-CTERM system-associated ATPase — protein: MYEEFFNFGSKPFDLLPNPDLLYLSRTHGKALSYLRYGIEERAGFILLTGDVGAGKTTLIRLLIKDHLDNVVLSKVTNTKVDSHQLLTMINDDFGLETEGRTKAALVRELNEFLIDQYALGKRCVLIIDEAQNLSAELLEEVRMLSNLETDGGKLLQIILAGQPELKETLNSPTLLQLRQRIQIGCHLSPLKPDEVRDYILYRMECAGNREAVDFSDEAFALIAEQTRGVPRLINILCDYLLIDAFAAGRREVGEQDVTEIIAELDFERQYWPEKKSKRPASGMVQSRGRSMPGQAQKVLRAIRTLEDRMDYLERQENRNSPSTMVGLLDRIEELEKQVALQRQQLEGLRLSMPDRVMLTRMETPARPAEEPERPRKRSWAYRLLFGGE
- a CDS encoding XrtA-associated tyrosine autokinase yields the protein MSRIEDALKKASEKRDETRRREPEKAAVTAPVMEAAGPVEKPSLDLLPVQSDCLDRARQQRMLVAMNEPVSLAAEEFRKLKQILVRKTKREGFQNTILVTSGTVGEGKSVTAVNLAISLAQEFDHTVLLVDADIRSPSCHELLCMENGYGLSDCLVDGSPISKGLVKTGIGKLSFLPAGSVVPNVGELLASKRMTESLAEMKNRYADRYIIIDSPPVLPFAESRNLSRLADAVVLVIKEGQASQADLRDTIEALQGANILGAVYTQASRTHRSLNTDAYMKYKYYHYAS
- the xrtA gene encoding exosortase A, with the protein product MMTLSETLDRYKWWLPAVPLVLGAVYWAIIQRMVANWYLDDNYSHGFLIPIIAAWFVWRDWDILKEIEVKPSYWGLPVIFLGLAQLVFAWLGTEFFNMRLSLIVVLAGCVLYLFGAGVFKRLRLPLAYLVLMVPLPYILYDAMAFPLKLFVAKVSVGSLKLMGYAVWREGNIIAFPNIVLEVADACSGLRSLVSLIALAVTLAFLMLKSPWTRWLLVLSSIPFAVLTNILRVVATGMLARHFGQAAAEGFFHEFAGLAVFAMAMVFLGGTCFVLKLWEKRREA